The following proteins are co-located in the Calliphora vicina chromosome 2, idCalVici1.1, whole genome shotgun sequence genome:
- the LOC135950656 gene encoding GATA zinc finger domain-containing protein 24-like, whose product MHICTEIVNLTRSLENAYISDGLSCELASKYSTQVAVKALAKNCTIDKVKLIMEAGQFNSMNEAVSKFVNSCTEATGQQNAILYYGQRQNNYDRRRDYNRNNNNFYANNDFKNPNSNGNNTNDSNRNRWRRGNNRGSYVRAANLSDSDLENPNTP is encoded by the coding sequence atgcatatttgcACAGAAATAGTAAATCTTACAAGATCATTAGAAAATGCATACATATCGGACGGTTTGTCATGCGAATTGGCAAGTAAATATTCTACACAGGTTGCCGTAAAGGCACTTGCTAAAAACTGCACCATTGATAAAGTTAAACTTATCATGGAAGCAGGACAGTTTAACAGCATGAATGAAGCTGTCAGTAAGTTTGTAAACAGCTGTACCGAGGCAACAGGTCAGCAGAATGCCATACTATACTATGGCCAAAGACAGAATAATTATGATAGGAGAAGAGACTATAACAGAAATAACAATAACTTTTATGCCAACAATGACTTTAAAAATCCGAATAGTAACGGAAATAATACTAATGACAGCAACAGAAATAGATGGCGACGTGGTAACAACCGCGGAAGTTATGTAAGAGCAGCCAATCTATCTGATAGCGATTTGGAAAACCCGAACACTCCCTAG